The following are encoded in a window of Thermoanaerobacter ethanolicus JW 200 genomic DNA:
- a CDS encoding chemotaxis protein CheC, translated as MDINRLNEMYLDILKELGNIGAGNAITALSTMIGKKVDMQVPKVKILDFQEVSDIFGSADTIIVGIYFDLDGDVKGNILFALDIKSAASLIWSLMGLEVKEEFDELEKSALEEIGNIMAGSYVASLSTLTSLNMKISPPAISIDMAGAILSVPAIKYGEISDKILFIETQFIEGEKLIKGDFFLIPDINSFDLILKALGVEVNGK; from the coding sequence GTGGATATTAACCGATTAAATGAAATGTACTTAGACATTTTAAAAGAATTAGGAAATATTGGAGCAGGAAATGCTATAACTGCTCTTTCAACAATGATTGGCAAAAAAGTGGACATGCAAGTGCCAAAGGTAAAAATTCTAGATTTTCAAGAAGTATCAGATATATTTGGCTCTGCTGATACGATCATTGTTGGTATTTATTTCGATCTAGATGGAGATGTAAAGGGTAATATTCTTTTTGCACTTGATATAAAAAGCGCTGCTTCTCTTATTTGGAGCCTCATGGGATTGGAAGTAAAAGAAGAATTTGATGAGTTAGAAAAATCCGCTTTAGAAGAAATAGGAAATATTATGGCGGGTAGCTATGTAGCCTCATTATCTACTCTTACTTCTTTAAATATGAAAATTTCACCTCCCGCAATAAGTATAGATATGGCAGGAGCAATTTTGAGTGTTCCGGCTATTAAATATGGAGAAATTTCTGATAAAATTTTGTTTATTGAGACCCAATTTATAGAGGGAGAAAAACTTATAAAAGGTGATTTCTTCTTAATACCAGATATTAACTCTTTTGATTTAATACTAAAAGCGCTTGGAGTTGAAGTGAATGGAAAATAA
- the flhB gene encoding flagellar biosynthesis protein FlhB, with amino-acid sequence MIVLSKINLQLFAEEKTEPATPKRRQDARKKGQVFQSREITSALVIVAGFLAVNILAMPSLGKMMALIKYLLYTYSGANDDVFNVVGIRNLFTYVLQQAISIIMPIILLIFVVSLASTYLQVGFVFTTEPLAFKFERLNPVEGFKRIFSKRALVELAKSIAKVAVLFYIMYSFLASQYKGIPMLLDMSVQDILKYALNILLGITIRIGIVLIVLGALDYFFQWREYETSLKMSKEDIKEEFKETEGNPQIKAEIRRKQRQVSMKRMMQDLKKADVVITNPTHLAVALMYDSNVNDAPVVIAKGQDMIALRIKEEAKKLNIPIVENKPLAQALYRSTEIGDMIPPELYQAVAEVLAYVYSLKGE; translated from the coding sequence GTGATAGTTTTGAGTAAAATAAATTTACAATTGTTTGCTGAAGAAAAAACTGAACCAGCTACTCCTAAAAGGCGACAAGATGCAAGAAAAAAAGGGCAAGTCTTCCAAAGTAGGGAAATAACTTCTGCTTTAGTAATTGTAGCAGGTTTTTTGGCAGTAAATATACTTGCAATGCCTTCTTTAGGAAAAATGATGGCTTTAATAAAATATTTGCTTTATACTTATTCTGGAGCTAATGACGATGTTTTTAACGTAGTAGGTATACGAAATCTGTTTACATACGTCTTGCAGCAAGCAATATCAATAATTATGCCTATAATCTTATTGATTTTTGTCGTTTCTCTTGCATCAACTTATCTTCAAGTAGGCTTTGTATTTACAACCGAGCCCCTTGCCTTTAAATTCGAAAGATTAAATCCTGTGGAGGGCTTTAAGAGAATTTTTTCAAAAAGAGCATTAGTAGAATTAGCTAAATCTATTGCTAAAGTGGCAGTTCTTTTCTATATAATGTACTCTTTTTTAGCTTCTCAATATAAAGGTATACCAATGCTTCTTGATATGTCAGTTCAGGATATATTAAAATACGCTTTAAACATACTTTTGGGAATTACTATTAGAATAGGAATTGTACTTATTGTTCTTGGAGCGTTAGATTATTTCTTCCAGTGGAGAGAATATGAAACAAGTCTTAAAATGAGTAAAGAGGACATAAAGGAAGAGTTTAAAGAGACAGAAGGAAACCCACAGATAAAAGCAGAGATAAGAAGAAAGCAGCGACAAGTTTCTATGAAAAGAATGATGCAAGACTTAAAAAAGGCAGATGTCGTAATAACAAACCCAACTCATCTTGCTGTAGCTCTTATGTATGACAGCAATGTCAATGATGCACCTGTAGTGATAGCTAAAGGACAGGATATGATCGCCCTCAGAATAAAAGAAGAAGCTAAGAAGTTAAATATCCCTATAGTAGAGAATAAGCCATTGGCTCAAGCACTGTATAGGTCTACTGAAATAGGAGATATGATTCCACCAGAGCTTTATCAAGCTGTAGCTGAAGTTTTGGCTTATGTCTACAGCTTAAAGGGAGAATAG
- the fliR gene encoding flagellar biosynthetic protein FliR, protein MDIIQYLLQNVQVFILLFVRMLGIFILTPFFGTKNVPTTFKIGLGFFAAVIVFDTMGPVDLQINNVLDYFIVVISEFIVGLVIGLASMISFSAIHLAGQLIDYQLGFGLVNILDIHSETQVPLMGNFIYILTILIFMLMNGHYTLFTMLAKSVDIIPVGKVVFNLPDMSQVLTKMVSDMFILGFRISAPIILTTLLTDLTLGIISRTIPQLNVFMIGMPAKIFVGIFTLLIMLPMYLTIIDFMFNGMNADIFRLMKFMTR, encoded by the coding sequence ATGGATATAATTCAGTATTTACTTCAAAATGTTCAAGTTTTTATATTACTTTTCGTCAGAATGCTTGGCATTTTTATACTTACACCTTTTTTTGGTACAAAAAATGTTCCTACTACTTTTAAAATAGGTTTAGGTTTTTTTGCTGCAGTAATTGTTTTTGATACCATGGGACCAGTGGATTTGCAAATAAATAATGTTTTAGATTACTTTATTGTTGTCATATCTGAGTTCATTGTTGGACTCGTGATAGGGCTGGCATCTATGATATCCTTCAGTGCTATACATTTAGCCGGTCAGCTAATTGATTATCAGTTGGGTTTTGGACTAGTAAACATTTTAGACATTCATAGTGAAACCCAAGTTCCTTTAATGGGAAATTTCATATATATTTTGACAATCCTTATCTTCATGCTTATGAATGGCCATTATACCTTATTTACAATGTTGGCTAAAAGCGTTGATATAATTCCTGTTGGGAAAGTTGTCTTTAATTTACCTGATATGTCTCAAGTCTTAACAAAAATGGTCTCTGATATGTTTATATTAGGTTTTAGAATAAGTGCTCCTATAATTTTAACAACTCTTTTGACAGATTTAACTCTGGGAATAATCTCCCGTACTATACCTCAGCTTAACGTCTTTATGATAGGAATGCCAGCGAAGATTTTTGTTGGAATCTTTACTTTGCTTATTATGTTGCCGATGTACCTGACAATTATAGATTTTATGTTTAATGGAATGAATGCTGACATTTTTAGATTGATGAAATTTATGACAAGGTGA
- a CDS encoding MinD/ParA family ATP-binding protein produces MMDQAESLRKLVSQKNKIKRSRVITITGGKGGIGKTCISVNLSLGLKKLGYNVTIIDADLGFSNVEIELGVTSKYTLLDVLYNNKMITEVISEGPLGIKYISSGGDFNLINEGVDLSLFLNNIKILDYYSDFIIIDTGAGLNNVISNFLKAADEVLLIVTPEPTSIMDAYTLIKYSLVGEDKKINVLINKVKNFNEYKKIYERFEAVVKNYLGVPLIDLGYLENDEKMMECIIEQHPIVLKYENSKTSKRILQIAAQIANQPPPIENKGLWGIFSRLINRGGFR; encoded by the coding sequence ATGATGGACCAGGCTGAAAGTTTAAGAAAATTGGTTTCCCAAAAAAATAAAATAAAAAGAAGCAGGGTTATTACAATTACAGGCGGAAAAGGCGGCATTGGCAAAACATGTATCTCAGTAAATCTTTCTTTGGGGCTTAAAAAATTGGGCTATAATGTTACGATTATTGATGCAGATTTGGGATTTTCAAATGTCGAAATTGAATTAGGAGTTACTTCTAAGTATACTTTATTAGATGTTTTATACAACAACAAAATGATAACAGAAGTCATAAGCGAAGGACCTTTAGGCATAAAATACATATCTTCTGGTGGAGATTTCAACCTTATCAATGAAGGAGTAGATTTAAGCCTTTTTCTAAACAACATTAAAATTTTAGACTATTATTCCGATTTTATTATTATAGATACGGGTGCAGGGCTCAATAACGTAATTAGCAATTTTTTAAAAGCGGCCGATGAAGTTTTACTCATAGTAACTCCTGAACCCACGTCTATTATGGATGCATATACTCTTATTAAGTATTCACTGGTAGGTGAAGATAAAAAGATTAATGTGCTGATAAATAAGGTAAAAAATTTTAATGAATACAAAAAAATTTATGAGAGGTTTGAAGCAGTAGTTAAAAACTATTTGGGCGTTCCTTTGATTGATTTGGGTTATTTGGAAAATGACGAAAAGATGATGGAATGTATAATTGAGCAACATCCCATTGTCCTTAAATATGAAAATAGTAAAACCTCAAAAAGGATATTGCAAATTGCAGCTCAAATAGCTAATCAACCTCCTCCTATAGAAAACAAGGGGTTGTGGGGTATTTTTTCTAGACTTATAAATAGAGGAGGATTTAGATGA
- a CDS encoding flagellar brake protein gives MNQINLQPGQKLRLGLNNGQNMYSSQVQDISKNGTILIDTPVYSGHLVPVRIGSIVQIIYFTKQGLFTFYAKVLNRFSGKLALLEIMPISSVERLQRRQYFRLEKVIPFTYTISGGEEDKVYKGLIQDISGGGLRCKVDKKLEVGTIINCVFTLDQEITVSGKVVRYEELLEKGYEIGLCYVDIDEKVREKIISYIFEEQRKSRQKGIE, from the coding sequence ATGAATCAGATAAATTTACAACCAGGGCAGAAATTAAGATTAGGGTTAAACAATGGTCAAAATATGTACTCATCTCAAGTACAGGATATTTCTAAAAATGGAACTATATTAATTGATACTCCAGTATACAGTGGACATTTAGTTCCTGTGAGAATAGGTTCAATAGTTCAAATAATTTATTTTACAAAACAAGGCTTATTTACCTTTTATGCCAAGGTTTTAAATAGATTTTCTGGAAAACTTGCTCTTTTAGAAATAATGCCTATAAGCAGTGTAGAAAGATTGCAAAGGAGACAGTATTTTAGATTAGAAAAAGTGATTCCCTTTACTTATACTATTAGTGGTGGAGAAGAAGATAAGGTTTATAAAGGCCTTATTCAAGATATAAGCGGTGGAGGATTAAGATGTAAGGTAGATAAAAAATTAGAGGTAGGGACTATCATAAATTGTGTTTTTACATTAGACCAAGAGATAACAGTAAGCGGAAAAGTAGTGAGATATGAAGAATTATTAGAAAAAGGATATGAAATTGGTCTCTGTTATGTGGACATTGATGAAAAAGTAAGAGAAAAAATTATAAGCTATATCTTTGAAGAACAGAGAAAAAGTAGACAAAAAGGGATTGAATGA
- a CDS encoding chemotaxis protein CheW, whose product MSLYVIAKIDEEEYAINIEKVQTIEKVMPITRVPQTESHVKGVINLRGEIIPVISLRVKLGLVEKEYDEDTRIVVLKAYDMLVGMIVDNANEVVDIAEEDIDNLVFNEASDEFGKFVSKVGKIKDKVFLILDLKKLLDVRV is encoded by the coding sequence TTGAGCCTATATGTTATCGCCAAAATTGATGAGGAAGAATATGCAATAAACATAGAAAAAGTGCAGACTATAGAAAAAGTAATGCCTATAACAAGAGTTCCTCAGACTGAAAGTCATGTAAAAGGCGTTATAAATTTAAGAGGAGAAATAATTCCTGTGATTTCTTTAAGAGTAAAATTGGGTTTAGTTGAAAAAGAGTATGATGAAGATACAAGAATTGTGGTTTTAAAGGCTTACGATATGTTAGTAGGCATGATTGTAGATAATGCTAATGAAGTGGTTGATATTGCAGAAGAAGATATTGATAACTTGGTTTTTAATGAGGCTTCTGACGAATTTGGAAAATTCGTCAGCAAAGTAGGAAAAATTAAAGATAAGGTATTTCTCATTTTAGATTTAAAAAAATTATTAGATGTCAGGGTGTGA
- a CDS encoding flagellar biosynthesis protein FlhF produces MKVKKYIANDYQEALRMIKAEMGSNAVILHQNKIKERGIIGLFKKSKVEVVAAVEDYPPVIPKESITKNDINELKNLIKTIAVNKNEAVTETKEKTLVSRLMDYGIEREVSHLLGEGIDELDNKGIKILKERIEAFMGPPQKLNTEKSKKILFIGPTGVGKTTTIAKIASNLILNEGKNIMLVTADIFRIAAVDQLKTYGEILGVPVKVVNNIFDLHKLQPELEKYDAVLIDTAGRSHKDEKRINELKTFIKYANCDETYLCLSATTKSEDLKEVIKRYEFAGDYKLIFTKLDETDNYSSILNAVYYSGRPISYFTNGQIVPDDITLAGSEIIASSIVKGN; encoded by the coding sequence ATGAAAGTTAAAAAATATATTGCTAACGATTATCAAGAAGCTTTAAGAATGATAAAAGCGGAAATGGGAAGTAACGCTGTAATACTTCATCAAAACAAAATTAAAGAAAGAGGGATTATAGGACTTTTTAAGAAGAGTAAAGTGGAAGTAGTAGCAGCGGTAGAAGATTACCCACCGGTAATACCTAAAGAAAGTATTACAAAAAATGATATAAATGAACTTAAAAATTTGATAAAAACTATAGCAGTCAATAAAAATGAAGCGGTTACAGAAACTAAGGAAAAAACTTTAGTTTCTAGATTAATGGATTATGGGATAGAAAGGGAAGTATCACACTTGTTAGGAGAGGGAATTGATGAACTTGATAATAAAGGAATAAAAATTTTAAAAGAACGAATAGAGGCTTTTATGGGACCTCCTCAAAAATTGAATACTGAAAAAAGCAAAAAAATTTTGTTCATTGGACCTACTGGAGTGGGGAAAACTACTACAATTGCAAAAATTGCTTCTAATTTGATATTGAATGAAGGTAAAAATATAATGCTCGTTACAGCAGACATTTTCAGAATAGCGGCGGTAGACCAGCTGAAAACTTATGGGGAAATTTTAGGAGTGCCAGTAAAAGTAGTAAATAATATTTTTGACCTTCATAAACTTCAGCCAGAGCTTGAAAAGTACGATGCTGTTTTGATAGATACAGCGGGAAGAAGCCATAAAGATGAAAAGCGAATAAATGAATTGAAAACCTTCATTAAATATGCAAACTGTGATGAAACTTATTTATGCTTGAGTGCTACGACTAAATCGGAAGATTTAAAGGAAGTGATAAAAAGATATGAATTTGCAGGAGATTATAAATTAATTTTTACAAAATTAGATGAAACCGATAATTATAGTTCCATTTTAAATGCTGTTTATTATTCAGGGCGGCCAATTTCTTATTTTACAAATGGACAAATAGTTCCTGATGATATAACTTTAGCAGGAAGTGAAATTATCGCCTCAAGTATAGTAAAGGGGAATTAG
- the flhA gene encoding flagellar biosynthesis protein FlhA: MKASEFTVVLFVVGIVLLIIIPVPPVIMDFLLIFNITLSIIILLTTMYVKDALDFSIFPSILLITTLLRLALNISSTRLILSNAYAGGVIQAFGSFVIGGNPVVGFIIFLIIAIVQFIVITRGAERVSEVSARFTLDAMPGKQMAIDADLNAGLITEKEARERRKEIQQEAKFYGAMDGASKFVKGDAIVSIIVIIINIVAGLIIGMVMKGMDINRALNTYTVLTVGEGLVNQIPALLISTATGMIVTRSASESNLGGDVIKQLFNQPRILKIAAGLLFALVLVPLLPKLPLILMGSLFAYLGFAGTQKVTVKEEEQEENIKELENIRDPKKVYELLQVDPIELEFGYELIPLASGELLDRIVMIRRQIALDLGIVVPMIRLRDNIQLKPNEYVIKIRGNEIARGKVYVDRYMAMTAGEIDEDISGIREREPAFGLPAIWVDENERSKVEARGYTVVDVPSVIATHLTHIIRQHAHELLGRQEVQSLIDNVKTTNPALIEELVPKLLTIGEIEKVLSNLLREGLSIRDLVTILETLADYAPIIRDTDVLTEYVRQALARTISNKYAAGGKIEVITLDPSVEQLISSSITQTEHGSYLALEPSSAQRILKSIHELVKKVTLKGGQPVILTAPVTRFYLRKLVEQISPDIAVLSYNELLPNIEVTSVGTVRLNES; this comes from the coding sequence TTGAAAGCCTCTGAGTTTACTGTGGTTCTTTTTGTAGTAGGAATAGTCTTGCTCATAATAATTCCTGTACCACCTGTTATCATGGACTTTTTATTAATATTTAACATAACTTTGTCTATAATAATACTTTTAACTACTATGTATGTAAAAGATGCTTTAGATTTTTCTATATTTCCTTCTATATTATTAATAACTACTCTTCTGAGACTGGCTCTTAACATTTCGAGTACGAGACTTATTTTAAGCAATGCCTATGCAGGTGGCGTAATACAGGCCTTTGGAAGTTTTGTAATAGGTGGAAATCCAGTTGTCGGATTTATTATTTTCTTGATAATTGCAATTGTACAATTTATCGTCATAACCAGAGGAGCAGAGAGAGTATCTGAAGTGTCAGCAAGATTTACTTTGGATGCAATGCCGGGAAAGCAAATGGCAATAGATGCTGATTTAAACGCAGGTCTTATAACAGAAAAAGAAGCTCGTGAGAGGAGAAAAGAAATACAGCAAGAGGCAAAATTTTATGGGGCAATGGATGGTGCTAGTAAATTTGTCAAAGGCGATGCAATTGTTTCTATAATTGTTATAATTATAAATATTGTTGCAGGTCTCATTATTGGAATGGTAATGAAGGGGATGGATATAAATAGGGCTTTAAATACTTATACTGTTTTAACAGTAGGCGAGGGTTTGGTAAATCAAATACCAGCACTTTTAATATCAACTGCTACTGGAATGATTGTCACTCGTTCAGCTTCTGAATCAAATTTAGGAGGGGATGTAATAAAGCAGCTTTTCAATCAGCCTCGAATTCTGAAAATAGCAGCTGGGTTGCTCTTCGCATTGGTATTAGTACCTCTTTTACCTAAACTCCCACTTATCTTAATGGGTTCATTGTTTGCATATCTTGGATTTGCAGGGACTCAAAAAGTAACAGTAAAAGAAGAAGAACAAGAAGAAAACATAAAAGAGTTAGAGAATATAAGAGATCCTAAGAAAGTATATGAATTATTGCAAGTTGACCCTATTGAACTGGAATTTGGTTATGAATTGATTCCTCTTGCAAGTGGAGAATTGTTAGATAGAATTGTCATGATAAGAAGACAAATTGCTCTTGATTTGGGTATTGTGGTCCCAATGATTCGTTTAAGAGATAATATTCAATTAAAACCAAATGAATACGTCATAAAGATTAGAGGAAATGAAATTGCCAGAGGCAAGGTATACGTTGATAGGTATATGGCTATGACTGCCGGAGAAATAGATGAAGATATTTCTGGAATTCGAGAAAGAGAACCAGCTTTTGGATTGCCTGCAATTTGGGTAGATGAAAACGAAAGGTCAAAGGTTGAGGCAAGAGGATATACCGTAGTAGATGTTCCTTCTGTCATTGCTACTCACCTTACTCATATTATAAGACAGCATGCCCATGAACTTTTAGGAAGGCAAGAAGTGCAGAGTTTAATTGACAATGTAAAAACTACAAATCCTGCCTTAATAGAAGAATTAGTTCCTAAGCTTTTAACAATAGGTGAAATAGAGAAAGTACTTTCTAACCTTTTAAGAGAGGGGCTATCTATTAGAGATTTAGTCACCATATTAGAGACTTTAGCAGATTATGCCCCTATTATACGAGATACAGATGTTTTAACAGAGTATGTAAGACAGGCTTTAGCTCGTACTATTTCCAATAAATATGCTGCAGGTGGTAAAATTGAAGTTATAACGTTAGATCCGAGTGTTGAACAGTTAATATCCTCTAGTATAACTCAGACAGAACATGGTTCTTATTTAGCATTGGAGCCTTCTTCGGCACAAAGGATTTTAAAGAGTATCCATGAATTAGTAAAAAAGGTAACTTTAAAGGGTGGACAACCTGTAATTCTGACAGCGCCTGTAACTCGATTTTATCTCAGAAAGTTAGTAGAACAAATTTCTCCCGATATTGCTGTTTTGTCATATAATGAACTTTTACCAAATATTGAAGTTACATCGGTGGGGACGGTGAGGTTAAATGAAAGTTAA
- a CDS encoding CheB methylesterase domain-containing protein, translated as MKNDCLVIIGASTGGPKALQYILTNLPKDLFASVIVVQHMPEKFTKMMAERLDQSCNLKVKEAVDGEEILKNVAYIAPGDKNLLLIEENDKVKIKLSTDFESVYKPSIDATFISASQINACIIAVILTGMGSDGSKGLKFLKERGSFIICQDINSSLAKGMPYNAIKTGFVDKVLPLDKIPVEIIEKVREFYGK; from the coding sequence ATGAAAAATGATTGTCTTGTTATAATTGGGGCTTCTACTGGGGGGCCTAAAGCACTGCAATATATATTGACAAATTTACCAAAGGACCTTTTTGCTTCAGTAATTGTAGTACAACATATGCCAGAAAAGTTTACTAAAATGATGGCAGAAAGATTAGACCAAAGTTGTAATCTCAAAGTAAAAGAAGCAGTAGATGGAGAGGAAATTTTGAAAAATGTAGCTTATATCGCACCTGGCGATAAAAATTTATTATTAATTGAAGAGAATGATAAAGTAAAAATTAAACTTTCTACTGATTTTGAATCTGTTTATAAACCTTCCATTGATGCTACTTTCATAAGTGCTTCCCAAATAAATGCTTGCATAATAGCTGTTATTTTGACAGGTATGGGAAGTGATGGTTCGAAAGGACTTAAGTTTTTAAAAGAGAGAGGAAGTTTTATTATATGTCAGGATATCAATTCTTCTTTAGCGAAAGGAATGCCTTATAACGCTATAAAAACAGGATTTGTTGATAAAGTTCTTCCTTTGGATAAAATTCCAGTAGAAATAATTGAGAAGGTGAGGGAATTTTATGGAAAATAA
- a CDS encoding chemotaxis protein CheA: protein MENNQYIDIFIEESQEHIENLNSNLLLLENDPENRQVIDEIFRSAHTLKGMAATMGFENMNKLAHKMEDVLQEVKNGQLHISHAIMDILFKCVDTLSEMLDSISQTGEDNVPIDELIFLLSGVSSKSGNKENIVQKENDASGSDTLLNVYEEDIIREAAKDNYKAYKITVHIDKGCVMKSARAFIIFNSLDEIGDIINSSPSVEDIEDEKFEDSFTVHIITKEDKESIEKRLLSIAEVNNVEVELINIDLNKEGERFVKEVSSSQSQSFENIKKSQSNNKTSKSVRVDIDRLDNLMNLVSELIIIKTRLEGLEADNKNSETVSAIEYLERITTNLHDAVMKVRMVPVERVFNRFPRMVRDLSYELGKKIILNMYGQDTEVDRTVIDEIGDPLVHLIRNSIDHGIEMPQERWQKGKPEQGTINLRAYHEGNNVIIEVSDDGRGIDIEKVKAKAVEKGIYTAEQVNDLSKDKILDLLFRPGFSTADKVTDISGRGVGLDVVKNKIESLNGSIEILSEINKGTKFIIKLPLTLAIIQALLVKVGDEKFAIPLNSISEIVHKKEEEIHNVQGKEVVLFRGKVIPIIRLNEVLETKKISNNGNLVCVIIKKGENLACCTVDELIGQQEIVIKPLGKYLSNVKVIAGATILGDGQVALIVDANNLF, encoded by the coding sequence ATGGAAAATAATCAATACATCGATATATTTATTGAAGAATCACAAGAGCATATAGAAAATTTAAATAGCAATTTATTGCTTTTGGAAAATGACCCTGAAAATAGGCAAGTAATCGATGAGATTTTTAGGTCTGCCCATACTTTAAAAGGCATGGCTGCTACTATGGGCTTTGAAAACATGAATAAATTAGCTCATAAAATGGAGGATGTATTACAAGAGGTAAAAAATGGTCAATTGCATATTTCTCATGCAATCATGGATATTCTTTTTAAGTGTGTAGATACTTTAAGTGAAATGCTGGATTCAATATCACAAACAGGAGAAGATAATGTACCTATTGATGAGTTGATATTTTTACTTTCAGGTGTTAGTTCTAAATCTGGAAACAAAGAAAATATTGTACAAAAGGAAAATGATGCTTCTGGGAGCGATACTCTACTAAATGTATACGAAGAAGATATAATAAGAGAGGCAGCAAAAGATAATTACAAAGCCTATAAAATAACAGTACATATTGACAAAGGGTGTGTTATGAAATCAGCTCGTGCTTTTATAATCTTTAATAGTTTAGATGAAATAGGAGACATAATAAATTCTTCTCCCTCTGTAGAAGACATTGAAGATGAAAAATTTGAGGATAGTTTCACTGTTCACATCATTACAAAAGAGGATAAAGAAAGTATTGAAAAAAGATTATTGTCTATTGCTGAGGTCAACAACGTGGAAGTGGAACTAATAAACATTGATTTAAATAAAGAAGGGGAAAGATTTGTCAAAGAGGTATCTTCTTCACAATCTCAAAGTTTTGAGAACATAAAAAAATCTCAAAGCAATAATAAAACTTCAAAAAGTGTAAGAGTAGATATAGACAGATTGGATAATTTAATGAATTTAGTAAGTGAGCTTATAATCATAAAAACCCGCCTTGAAGGGTTAGAGGCAGATAATAAAAACTCTGAAACTGTAAGTGCTATTGAATATTTAGAAAGAATAACTACTAATTTACATGACGCGGTTATGAAGGTAAGAATGGTACCGGTTGAAAGAGTATTCAATAGGTTCCCAAGAATGGTAAGGGATTTATCTTACGAGTTAGGCAAAAAAATTATTCTCAATATGTATGGACAAGATACAGAAGTAGATAGAACTGTTATAGATGAAATCGGTGACCCTTTAGTTCACCTCATAAGAAATTCTATTGATCATGGTATCGAAATGCCGCAAGAAAGGTGGCAAAAAGGGAAACCAGAACAAGGTACCATTAATTTGAGAGCTTATCATGAAGGTAATAATGTCATAATAGAAGTTAGTGATGATGGAAGAGGAATTGATATAGAAAAAGTCAAAGCAAAAGCAGTAGAGAAAGGCATTTACACTGCTGAGCAAGTAAATGACCTTTCTAAAGATAAAATTTTAGACCTTTTATTTAGGCCAGGTTTTAGCACTGCTGACAAAGTTACAGATATTTCTGGCAGAGGCGTAGGATTAGATGTAGTAAAAAATAAAATCGAATCCTTAAACGGCTCAATTGAAATATTATCAGAAATAAATAAGGGAACAAAATTTATAATTAAACTTCCTCTTACTTTAGCAATTATACAAGCTTTATTAGTAAAAGTAGGAGATGAAAAATTTGCAATTCCCCTTAATTCAATTTCAGAAATAGTTCATAAAAAAGAGGAAGAAATACACAATGTTCAAGGAAAGGAAGTAGTTCTTTTTAGAGGAAAGGTAATTCCAATAATAAGATTAAATGAAGTATTAGAAACCAAAAAGATTTCTAATAATGGAAATTTGGTGTGTGTAATTATCAAAAAAGGCGAAAATTTAGCATGCTGTACTGTAGATGAATTAATTGGTCAGCAAGAGATAGTCATAAAACCATTAGGGAAGTATCTTTCTAATGTCAAAGTTATTGCAGGAGCTACAATATTGGGAGATGGCCAAGTGGCCTTGATTGTCGATGCCAACAATTTGTTTTAA
- the fliQ gene encoding flagellar biosynthesis protein FliQ, whose protein sequence is MNTGMVIDIGREALTIALTVATPLLAVALGVGLLISIFQATTQIQEQTLSFVPKIVAILISLILFGPWMLTTLVNYTQRLFLNINNFIK, encoded by the coding sequence TTGAATACGGGAATGGTTATAGATATAGGAAGAGAAGCTTTAACTATTGCCTTAACAGTTGCTACTCCTTTATTAGCAGTAGCATTAGGGGTAGGACTTTTAATTAGCATTTTTCAAGCTACTACACAAATTCAGGAACAAACTTTATCTTTTGTTCCTAAAATTGTCGCTATACTTATAAGTCTAATTCTATTTGGGCCATGGATGCTTACTACTTTGGTCAACTACACTCAAAGGTTGTTTTTAAATATTAATAATTTTATAAAGTGA